The following proteins come from a genomic window of Clupea harengus chromosome 22, Ch_v2.0.2, whole genome shotgun sequence:
- the rgs5b gene encoding regulator of G-protein signaling 5b — protein MCRGLESLPSACLERAKELKARFGSLLHKKQMGLTGQKTVMSRQMVVASLRWKESFQELLRDEQSLCAFQAFLKSEYSEENLAFYLACEDYMNTQSSSKLPAKAKKIYSEFIVCDAPREVNLDHETKTSTVKNLENPTNCCFDLARAKIYYLMEKDCYPRFLKSVACQELSRQLAA, from the exons ATGTGCCGAGGACTGGAATCTCTACCATCTGCTTGTCTCGAAAG AGCAAAGGAACTGAAAGCTCGTTTTGGAAGTCTTCTCCATAAAAAGCAGATGGGTCTGACTGGACAGAAAACTGTCATGTCAAG GCAGATGGTTGTAGCTTCACTGAGATGGAAAGAGTCATTTCAAGAGCTCCTGCGAGACGAAC AAAGCCTGTGTGCCTTCCAGGCGTTCCTGAAGTCTGAGTACAGTGAGGAGAACCTGGCTTTCTATCTGGCATGTGAAGACTACATGAACACCCAGTCGTCCTCCAAGCTGCCTGCCAAGGCTAAAAAGATTTACAGTGAATTCATTGTCTGTGATGCTCCAAGAGAG GTCAATCTTGACCACGAGACCAAGACCAGCACTGTGAAGAACCTGGAGAACCCCACCAACTGCTGTTTCGACCTGGCCAGGGCCAAGATCTACTATCTGATGGAGAAAGACTGCTACCCACGCTTCCTGAAGTCCGTGGCCTGCCAGGAGCTCAGCCGCCAGCTGGCAGCTTAG